The region ACCTCTCCGTCCAGCTGTGGTGCGCCGGTCTGGGTCTTCCACCAAGCCTCGTCCGTCGGCAGCTTGGCCATCTCATCCCGCTCCCTGGCGCTGAGCGGGCGGACCTTGTCGTAGAAGCCCGGCAGCTGGATCACGCCCTGGGCGTCTCGCATTCCGGCGATCACCTGGCACAGCACCAAGGCCGGGTTGTCGACCGCACCTCCGAAACCGCCGGAATGCAGGTCCGTCGACGGACCCTTGACATTGACCTCAGCGTAAACGAGTCCGCGAAGCGACACCGTCAGGGCAGGGATATCCGGCGCCAGAATGCCAGAGTCGCCATTCAGACAGAAGTTGCTCTTGAGCAGTGCCTGGTTTTGCTGGATAAACGCCGGCAGGCTGGGGGAGCCGATCTCCTCCTCGCCTTCCAGCATGATCTTCAGGTTGACCGGGAGAGGCCCGGTATGCAAGATCGCCTCGACGGCGCTCAGATGGGCCATGACCTGCCCCTTCATGTCGGAGGCACCGCGCCCGTACAGGTTGTCACCCTGCACAACGGGGTCAAAGGGATCGGTTCGCCAAAGGTCAATCGGATCCGTCGGCTGGACATCGTAGTGTCCGTAGAACAAGATGGTCTGCGCCGATGGCCCCGCGTTCAGCCGCTCGGCGTAGACAACGGGATGCCCGGCCGTAGGCAAGATTCGGGCTTGCTCGAAACCGAGGGCGGTCAAGCGCTGGACTAGCCATTCGGCGGCCCGATGCATATCCTGGTTGTGCTCGGGGAGCGTAGAAATGGAGGGGATGCGCAGGAACTCCATCAGGGACTGCAGGGATTGATCGCGGTTCTGCCGCGCATAGGCGATGGCGTCGTCGTAGCGGGTCATTCAGCTCAGCTCCCTTCGGTTTGGTTCTTGTCGGGCTGGATCGCGCTAGACCCGCCCCAGACCGGCTCAGGCAGGAGGCGTCACTGGCACCCTGGGCAGAGCGGGCCGGGCCGGATGGGTAAACCGCGCAGGCCCGACGATTATAGCCTCGCCAGCAGGCTGCGGAAAGCGGGGGAATCCTTGAAGGCGGATGGCAACCATGGTAGCCTCGCCTCGAAAGCGGGCGGTGAACGATTCGAAGCCGCCGAACGGGTAACCCTGCCGACGCCACTCGATTTGCCCGATCTGAGAATCGTCCC is a window of Anaerolineales bacterium DNA encoding:
- a CDS encoding M20/M25/M40 family metallo-hydrolase; translation: MTRYDDAIAYARQNRDQSLQSLMEFLRIPSISTLPEHNQDMHRAAEWLVQRLTALGFEQARILPTAGHPVVYAERLNAGPSAQTILFYGHYDVQPTDPIDLWRTDPFDPVVQGDNLYGRGASDMKGQVMAHLSAVEAILHTGPLPVNLKIMLEGEEEIGSPSLPAFIQQNQALLKSNFCLNGDSGILAPDIPALTVSLRGLVYAEVNVKGPSTDLHSGGFGGAVDNPALVLCQVIAGMRDAQGVIQLPGFYDKVRPLSARERDEMAKLPTDEAWWKTQTGAPQLDGEVGYTSTERASARPTLDVNGFLSGFTGAGSKTVLPAKAMAKISMRLVPDQDPKEIRASLEAY